In Mus caroli chromosome 9, CAROLI_EIJ_v1.1, whole genome shotgun sequence, a single window of DNA contains:
- the C9H15orf39 gene encoding uncharacterized protein C15orf39 homolog: protein MAEKRPLGPLGPMMYGKLPRLEPDPGPGHGLPLSAGSQDSCNYKGAYFSCPIGGTSKAGSERLASWTPYPSLYPTGVAGSPLRGDNLLTNCLLYRPPTEGSEKIQDSSELLPFGPQAHAYPGPPLAAPKPVYRNPLCYGLSTCLGDGGTKRSLDGDWTLVTGPLLPSADPPCPLATAPGKGQPLDGTFLRGLPSGGPGKDSSLPFSPCQAFLEKYRTIQSTGFLASKYTSPYPGDAKQAMSEGPSSPWTQLAQPLGPPCQDAVAAHYPLPPPPQALPCPPSCRHPEKQGNYGSLLPLPPLGAHKGAAYQAGGLGSPYLRQQAPQAPYMPPLGIDSYSYSSAPLPAPSPGLKLEPPLAPRCPLDFVPQTLGFPYARDDLSLYGASPGLGGTPPSHSQNSVQPVPQPGAFQRAYQPLPASQPCSEPERPAEKPTPEAQEKMWLPSCRKEQLQPRPNERPGVPIVIRDSPVPRTSPALHPCAKERQSLPQKDARPPSSPPMPVIDNVFSLAPYRDYLDVQTPEPRAERDSAPATSKSQDKDCKGNLAAQDGASRSHCSLREEVALDLSVKKTMAEGVPVKVSSPEVHEKPTEAVDGPGIENTVSGLPGLKKMVTEIPEVTAEATPRTNFHSSVAFMFRKFKILRTAPVPAAIVSSPPTPAPVPAPAPAQPAPNPPSVPVGLQILTQPLPVACFNLALPSPPAIVASPAPASAPPPSPAPAPAPASGPGLASAQVPTAAPADSPEQHFTGLHTSLCDAISGSVAHSPPEKLREWLETTGPWGQAAWQDCQGVQGLLGKLLSQLQKFVCTQRCPFPHVVRAGAIFVPIHLVKERLFPKLPPASVDHVLQDHRVELRPTTLSEERALRERALHGCTSRMLKLLALRQLPDIYPDLLGLQWHDCVRRQLGGFDTEARTLSPSEPTVTRDEPESQALAGKLPAPKVKKPGRKPPTPGPEKAETATGEGSRNPSPNSGASTSPPGPTLRARFRNLLENAWLNGVALPTWGHKASGADRPSPHPQLLGSQTHHL from the exons ATGGCAGAGAAGCGGCCACTAGGGCCTCTGGGGCCTATGATGTATGGCAAGCTGCCTCGCCTGGAGCCAGACCCAGGGCCAGGACACGGCTTGCCCCTTTCTGCTGGCAGCCAGGACTCCTGCAATTACAAAGGTGCATATTTCTCCTGCCCCATAGGGGGTACTTCCAAGGCAGGATCTGAGCGGTTGGCATCCTGGACCCCATATCCATCTTTGTACCCCACTGGTGTGGCAGGATCCCCACTCCGGGGTGACAATCTACTGACAAACTGCCTGCTCTACCGTCCCCCGACAGAAGGCTCTGAAAAGATACAAGACTCAAGTGAGCTGCTGCCCTTCGGTCCCCAGGCTCATGCGTACCCAGGCCCACCCCTGGCCGCGCCAAAACCTGTCTACCGCAACCCTTTGTGTTACGGACTCTCCACTTGCCTCGGAGATGGGGGAACAAAGAGATCATTGGACGGTGACTGGACCCTGGTGACGGGGCCCCTGCTGCCTTCTGCTGACCCACCCTGTCCTCTAGCTACAGCTCCTGGCAAGGGCCAGCCCCTGGATGGGACTTTCTTGCGTGGGCTACCATCTGGGGGACCTGGCAAGGACTCTTCCCTGCCTTTTTCCCCATGCCAGGCATTCTTGGAGAAGTATCGAACTATCCAAAGCACAGGTTTTCTGGCTTCCAAGTACACCAGTCCTTATCCTGGGGATGCCAAGCAAGCAATGTCAGAGGGGCCCTCCAGTCCTTGGACTCAGCTTGCGCAGCCCCTAGGGCCACCTTGCCAGGATGCAGTGGCAGCCCACTATCCGCTGCCCCCACCGCCACAGGCCCTGCCTTGCCCTCCATCTTGTCGTCATCCAGAAAAGCAGGGAAACTATGGCTCGTTGCTCCCACTGCCACCTCTAGGAGCCCACAAGGGGGCTGCGTACCAAGCTGGGGGGCTGGGCAGCCCTTACCTGAGGCAACAGGCACCCCAGGCTCCGTACATGCCCCCTCTTGGGATAGACAGTTATTCCTATTCCTCTGCACCCCTCCCAGCACCATCACCAGGGCTCAAATTGGAGCCCCCTCTTGCTCCAAGGTGCCCACTGGACTTTGTTCCCCAAACTCTGGGTTTTCCTTATGCCAGGGATGACCTCTCTCTCTACGGGGCATCCCCAGGGCTTGGGGGAACACCGCCTTCCCATTCCCAGAACAGTGTGCAGCCTGTGCCACAGCCCGGTGCCTTCCAGCGAGCATACCAGCCTTTGCCGGCCAGCCAACCCTGCTCCGAGCCTGAGAGACCTGCAGAGAAGCCAACTCCAGAAGCTCAAGAGAAGATGTGGCTGCCCAGCTGCAGGAAAGAACAACTTCAGCCCAGGCCAAACGAGCGTCCTGGAGTGCCTATTGTTATCCGGGACAGTCCAGTTCCCCGCACCTCACCAGCACTGCACCCCTGTGCCAAGGAGCGGCAGTCTCTCCCACAGAAGGATGCCAGGCCTCCCAGCTCCCCACCAATGCCTGTGATTGACAACGTTTTTAGTCTGGCCCCTTACCGTGACTACCTGGATGTGCAGACACCAGAGCCCAGGGCTGAGCGGGACTCGGCTCCAGCCACCAGTAAGAGCCAAGACAAAGATTGCAAGGGGAACCTGGCTGCTCAGGATGGAGCCTCCAGGTCTCACTGCTCTCTTCGTGAGGAGGTGGCTTTGGACTTGAGTGTGAAAAAGACGATGGCAGAGGGTGTCCCTGTCAAGGTCTCCAGTCCTGAGGTGCATGAAAAGCCCACCGAAGCTGTGGATGGGCCAGGTATAGAAAACACAGTGTCAGGTCTGCCTGGCCTAAAAAAGATGGTCACAGAAATCCCTGAAGTAACTGCAGAAGCCACACCAAGGACCAACTTCCATAGCTCTGTGGCCTTCATGTTCCGAAAATTCAAGATACTCCGTACTGCGCCCGTACCTGCAGCTATTGTCTCATCTCCCCCTACCCCGGCTCCTGTCCCTGCGCCTGCCCCTGCACAGCCTGCACCCAACCCTCCGTCTGTGCCAGTGGGACTGCAGATCCTCACTCAGCCTTTGCCGGTGGCATGCTTCAACCTGGCCCTGCCTAGCCCACCAGCCATAGTGGCCTCCCCGGCCCCAGCCTCTGCTCCACCTCCATcaccagctcctgctcctgctccagcctcgGGTCCTGGTCTAGCATCTGCTCAAGTTCCCACTGCAGCCCCGGCGGACTCCCCAGAACAGCACTTCACAGGGCTGCACACATCCCTCTGCGATGCCATCTCGGGCTCTGTGGCCCATTCTCCACCAGAGAAACTGCGGGAGTGGCTTGAGACAACTGGGCCATGGGGCCAGGCTGCGTGGCAGGACTGCCAGGGTGTTCAGGGGCTACTAGGCAAACTGCTGTCCCAGCTGCAGAAGTTCGTGTGCACACAGCGGTGCCCCTTCCCTCATGTAGTTCGGGCTGGTGCCATCTTTGTGCCCATCCATCTGGTGAAGGAGCGTCTCTTTCCAAAGTTGCCACCGGCCTCTGTGGACCACGTGCTGCAGGACCACCGAGTGGAACTACGGCCAACCACTCTGTCGGAGGAGCGTGCGCTGCGTGAACGTGCCCTACACGGCTGCACCTCGCGCATGCTGAAGCTGCTGGCACTGCGTCAGCTGCCTGACATCTACCCTGACCTGCTGGGCCTACAGTGGCATGACTGTGTCCGCCGCCAGCTGG GTGGCTTTGACACTGAGGCCAGAACTTTATCGCCATCAGAACCCACGGTCACCAGAGATGAGCCAGAAAGCCAAGCCTTGGCTGGAAAGTTGCCAGCCCCCAAGGTCAAGAAGCCAGGGAGGAAGCCACCAACGCCTGGCcctgagaaagcagagacagcaaCTGGGGAAGGGTCACGTAATCCCTCACCTAACTCTGGTGCCAGCACCAGCCCACCAGGTCCCACCCTGAGGGCCCGCTTCCGCAACCTGTTAGAAAATGCCTGGCTCAATGGTGTGGCATTGCCTACTTGGGGTCACAAGGCCTCCGGAGCAGATCGACCTTCGCCTCACCCCCAGCTCTTGGGCAGCCAGACCCATCATCTGTAG
- the LOC110302529 gene encoding taste receptor cell protein 1-like, producing the protein MDKQWFPAAGIPLAALLVVSASTLTLLSTNEDPEQFPSDPGTSAQQSNRILPDILTDVTGGINSVEREPEAPGRRAGGLSTEGAGGQESPSMPGSSGRVIPEPIPSALTTSASNMASQPVSSGADPVEEIMALGTLETITMSSPQPSPRHESEQKFNKVFRLCGTVPASATLEKNVASQPAWHLIKASPPPIFSRSPHLLWCTPNSTVYIPVPAWRDGHSRPEASSSVPLAPSTSLGLPIFPWMPNILKATESLSPASPGRSRLDLTSQMGSRASENTVALDTGPVSRGTSVLLLPSATSPSHASSLHSPRPSSASPLSASPSPAALSFFPSPASILVPVSSVTTGASDSPKPPVSGIAPSTTDSFIKTSNLPPQITLQPSHPGPWLPTSTIHMPTLSLQHFSSLPSTPHSSGFTESSVDADPPLASTLPQAMSLQDLSFSTRGPSHTIHSVTFRVNSNRFTKAVWNLAPLERWLLNRLICYQLRFIYQEAFPNFRNVSALLFRPGCPEVKASLIFGPPDPSALEILWTLYRKVKSSRWSLGYLSLADHGLSSDGYSMTDLTQEIINISFTLMRPFLPQLLLPSSQPCILLEKQIIQLVTHEVSRFYKAELQSQPLLLFSNVKEWVSVYMEYKFKSPVPIRLQGLASHLAHHITDPTLQKSSIMANGEKADLVFYEMWLLILGHPFTKTLENKTSSECQELRGLLTRQLTSVLQPLKNFGQVVVEEFHQEPLTARVQTAFFGAVPAQAIIQDTVLQALGSLQETEGLQLEMLLPVLGTPSSRASRGPRGRAMLNLQLFISLFVLAALCTAPPFIKKQTLYLS; encoded by the exons ATGGACAAGCAGTGGTTTCCTGCAGCTGGAATTCCCTTGGCTG CCCTCCTAGTCGTCTCGGCTTCTACCCTGACCCTTCTCTCTACTAATGAAGACCCTGAGCAGTTTCCCTCAGACCCTGGCACATCAGCTCAGCAAAGTAACCGCATTCTACCGGACATCCTGACAGACGTCACTGGTGGTATCAACTCAGTTGAGAGGGAACCGGAGGCCCcggggaggagggcaggaggcCTCTCTACAGAAGGAGCTGGAGGTCAGGAATCTCCCTCAATGCCTGGCTCCTCAGGCAGGGTCATACCTGAACCAATTCCCTCAGCCCTGACCACATCTGCATCCAACATGGCCTCTCAGCCAGTGTCCTCTGGGGCTGACCCTGTAGAGGAAATCATGGCTCTTGGAACTCTAGAGACAATTACGATGTCATCACCACAGCCGTCTCCCAGACATGAATCTGAGCAGAAGTTCAACAAGGTCTTCAGATTGTGTGGGACAGTTCCTGCCTCTGCAACACTGGAGAAAAATGTTGCATCTCAACCAGCATGGCATTTAATTaaagcttcccctccccccatattCTCTAGATCTCCACACCTGTTATGGTGTACCCCCAATTCCACTGTCTACATACCAGTGCCTGCATGGAGGGATGGCCACTCCAGGCCAGAGGCATCCTCATCTGTGCCCCTGGCTCCAAGTACCTCCTTAGGACTGCCTATTTTTCCATGGATGCCTAACATACTGAAAGCTACAGAGTCCCTGTCGCCTGCATCTCCTGGAAGATCACGGCTGGACCTCACCTCCCAAATGGGCTCCAGGGCATCTGAAAACACGGTGGCTTTGGACACAGGCCCAGTATCCCGTGGTACTTCTGTGCTGCTGTTGCCCTCAGCAACATCCCCTTCACATGcatcctccctccactcccctcgCCCCTCATCAGCATCGCCCCTGTCTGCATCCCCATCACCTGCAGCTTTGTCCTTCTTCCCATCACCAGCCTCAATCCTGGTCCCCGTTTCCTCTGTCACCACAGGAGCCAGTGACTCTCCTAAACCTCCTGTGTCTGGGATTGCACCCTCAACTACAGACTCTTTCATTAAAACCTCAAACCTCCCACCCCAGATAACGCTACAACCCAGTCACCCTGGGCCATGGCTTCCCACCAGCACAATCCACATGCCCACGCTCTCCCTCCAACATTTCTCTAGCCTTCCCTCTACCCCACATAGCTCTGGCTTCACTGAGTCATCTGTAGATGCTGATCCTCCCCTGGCCTCTACCCTCCCTCAGGCTATGTCTTTGCAGGACTTGAGTTTCTCCACTCGAGGACCTAGTCATACGATCCACTCTGTGACCTTTAGGGTCAACAGCAATCGCTTCACAAAAGCTGTCTGGAACCTGGCACCCTTGGAGCGCTGGCTGCTGAACAGGCTTATTTGCTACCAG CTCCGGTTCATCTACCAGGAGGCCTTCCCCAACTTCAGGAATGTCAGCGCCTTGCTGTTTCG ACCTGGCTGTCCAGAAGTGAAAGCCTCCCTCATTTTTGGTCCTCCGGATCCCTCGGCCCTAGAAATCCTCTGGACTTTGTACCGTAAAGTGAAGTCCTCCAGATGGTCCCTTGGGTACCTGTCCCTGGCCGACCATGGCCTTTCCTCTGATG gGTACAGCATGACTGACCTTACCCAGGAAATCATCAACATTAGCTTCACACTCATGAGGCCCTTCCTGCCCCAGCTGCTTCTGCCTAGTTCTCAGCCTTGTATCCTGCTGGAAAAGCAGATCATTCAGCTG GTCACCCACGAAGTGTCAAGATTCTACAAGGCTGAGCTCCAGAGCCAGCCCCTGCTCCTATTCAG CAATGTGAAGGAGTGGGTGAGCGTTTACATGGAATACAAATTCAAGAGCCCCGTCCCCATCCGTCTCCAAGGCCTGGCCAGTCACCTAGCCCATCATATAACTGATCCCACCCTTCAGAAATCCAGCATAATGGCCAATG GGGAGAAAGCAGATCTGGTGTTTTATGAGATGTGGCTCTTGATCCTGGGTCACCCCTTCACCAAGACCTTGGAGAACAAGACTAGTTCTGAGTGCCAGGAGCTTCGTGGACTGCTGACGAGACAG CTAACCTCAGTCCTCCAGCCTTTGAAGAACTTTGGTCAAGTGGTGGTGGAGGAATTCCA CCAGGAACCACTGACTGCCAGGGTGCAAACGGCCTTCTTTGGGGCTGTGCCAGCTCAGGCCATCATTCAAGACACCGTACTCCAAGCCCTGGGCTCCCTGCAGGAAACTGAGGGTCTGCAGTTAGAGATGCTCCTCCCAGTCCTTG GCACCCCCAGCTCCAGAGCCTCGAGAGGCCCCAGGGGCAGGGCCATGCTGAACCTCCagctcttcatttctctctttgtcCTG GCGGCTCTTTGTACGGCTCCTCCCTTCATCAAGAAGCAAACCCTATACCTCTCCTAG